The sequence below is a genomic window from Halosolutus gelatinilyticus.
GTGACGGATCCGATCGCCGCGACGCGATCGGCGGTGCGCGAGTTGCCGTTCGACGACCTGGCGGACGGGGCGACCGTCGCCGTCGGCGTGGGGAGCAGAGGGATTCACGGGATCGACGAGATCGCGGCCGAGACGGTTTCGGTTCTCGAGGAACTGGGGTTCGATCCGATCGTCGTCCCGGCCATGGGGAGCCACGGCGGCGCGACTCCTGACGGCCAACTGGAGATCCTCGCGGCGCTCGGAATCACGGAGGCGAGCGTCGGGGCGCCGATCGACGCCAGGATGGACGTCGAGAAGCTGGGCGAGATCGCCGTCAGCACCACCTCGACGCCGGTGTTCTTCTCCGCGGCGGCGCTCGAGGCCGACGCCGTGCTGGTCGTCAACCGGGTCAAACCGCACACGAATTTCACGGGCCGCCTCGAGAGCGGTCTCTGCAAGATGCTCGCCGTGGGGCTGGGAAAGCAGCGGGGCGCTCGTGCGTTCCACTCGACGGCGCTGAAGGAGGGGTACGTCCACACGATCGAGTCGCTGGTCGAGGCTATCAGGGACTCGGTTCCGGTGGTCGGCGGGCTCGCGATCGTTGAGAACTTCCACGAAGAGACGGGAGCCGTCGAGGCGATCCCGGCCGATGCACTCGAGGAGCGCGAACCCGCTCTGCTGGACCGAGCGCGGGCGGAGATGGCGACGCTGCCGACCGACGAGCTGGACCTGCTCGTCGTGGACGAACTCGGCAAGGAGATCTCCGGCGCCGGGATGGACACGAACGTGATCGGCAGGTATCGGGTGCGCAACGCGCCCGATCCGGAGACGCCGTCGATCGGGCTGATCTACGCGCGCGGACTCACGGCGGAGACGAACGGTAACGGCAACGGGATCGGACTGGCCGACGTCACCCGACGAGCGGCGATCGAGCAGCTCGACCTCCGAAAGACGTACGCCAACGCGCTGACCAGCGGCTCCCTCGCGAAGGCGAAGCTCCCGCCCGTCGCGCCCGACGACGAACTGGCGCTTCGGGTCGCGTTCAACGCGCTCGGCGGCTACGATCCCGAGACCGTCGGCGTCGCCTGGATCGAAAACACGACGGGCCTCGCCGAGTTCCGCGTTTCGGAA
It includes:
- a CDS encoding DUF362 domain-containing protein codes for the protein MEFPARNDLDGLVEPQPAPPFARVRYEPPTETVTDPIAATRSAVRELPFDDLADGATVAVGVGSRGIHGIDEIAAETVSVLEELGFDPIVVPAMGSHGGATPDGQLEILAALGITEASVGAPIDARMDVEKLGEIAVSTTSTPVFFSAAALEADAVLVVNRVKPHTNFTGRLESGLCKMLAVGLGKQRGARAFHSTALKEGYVHTIESLVEAIRDSVPVVGGLAIVENFHEETGAVEAIPADALEEREPALLDRARAEMATLPTDELDLLVVDELGKEISGAGMDTNVIGRYRVRNAPDPETPSIGLIYARGLTAETNGNGNGIGLADVTRRAAIEQLDLRKTYANALTSGSLAKAKLPPVAPDDELALRVAFNALGGYDPETVGVAWIENTTGLAEFRVSEALLETISDRVAVLDRERLVFDDGTASFESR